Part of the Deltaproteobacteria bacterium genome, CCCGGCGAGCCGGGTTCCGACGGAATAGGTCCGTTCGTGCTCGCCCCCGATGTGGGTGACGCCCGCTCCCCCGGTGTCGCGCAGGCCGTACAGGTCGATCGAAAGCGATTCCTTGAGCGCATACGTCGCGTATATCCCGTAGAGATTTCCCTGGATGTCTCCGGCCCATTTCCTCACATACCGGCCGCCGAACAGGTCGAGGGATAATTTCTCCAGGGGCTTCCACGACAGCTTCGTCGCGTCGAACGCGAGCCCGTCGAAGAACGTGTCGGCGCCCAGCAGGAAGTTGCCGCCGTAGGCGAGCTCCTGTCGTCCGGTCTTGAACACCACGTACTTCGCCGCGGGAATCCGGCCCTCCACATATCCCTGGTACAAGCTGAAGATCGAGAAATCCGAATCGTCGCGGAATGCGTACCACTGCCCTTCCACGCGTGCGGACAGGTTCGCCGACGGATTCGCGGAAACCGAGGGCCGAAAGCGGAAAAGGATCCGCCCTTCATCGTTCCCCGGGAAGAGGGAGAAATCCGCCAGGTTCCGGTTGCGCGCCCATTCGACTCGAAGCAGTCCTTCGACGCCGAATTGAATCGGGCCCAGGGCGAGAGGGTCGGGGGATTTCGACACATTTGCCGGTTCCGGAGCCGCCTCCGGACCGGCGACCGCGGGAAGCGAAGCCGCGCCGCAGGCCGGACCGGCGGAAACGGCCAGAAAAACCGCCAGGACGGGTCCGGCAAAGCGCGCTAGAGTATTCCGGGCGGAAACCGCGTTCATGCCGCACACTCCCTTTGTGCTTCGAAACGGGATCGAAGCCGCAACGTGTGATTCCGGGGTGCGCATGGCGCTACCCCTCACGTGGCGTCTTCACTGTGCGGCCCGAACGTCCGAACCGTAAAACGCCCCTATCGCACCGGCCGGCGGTTCTCGGCCGGCCTCGCCGGTCCGCTTCTTCAGCGACCGGCGAGGATTTCGATCAGTCTCCTGCGCGTCGCCTCCAGCCGCTTCGACTTGAAGGCGCTTCTTGTCTCCTCGAGAACGTCGATCGTCTCCCGGACGGCCGTTGTCAACCGCGCCAGGCGTGGACAGTCGATCAGAGGGCAGCCGACCACCCGATTCGCGGCGTCCATGTCTCCCACGACCCGCTTCAGAACGAGGCGCTGATGCTCGACCCGCTCGTGCATCTCCCCCGCGATCCGGTCGATGTACTCCCCGATCGCCGGACCGGAACAGGCCGCTCCAGGGAATGCTCCTCCGCCCGACGGCCGCTGAGGATCGTTCCTGCCCGATGCGCTCCCGGCCGGAGGCGTCCGGCCGCCGCCCTCCGTTTTGCACATATGCTCAGTCGTTTCATTCATGGGCGAAAAAAAATCACTCCACCGACACGTGGCGGACGCACTCCGCCATGAGGTTCCGGATATGGTCGTCGTCCAGCGAATAGTAGGCGATCCGGCCCTCTTTCCGGTACTTGACCAACCGCTGTCCTCTGAGGAGCCGCAACTGGTGAGATACGGCCGACCCGGTCAGCCTCAACAGGCGGGCCAGGTCGAGGACGCAGAGTTCCTGCCCCCCCAGCGCGGAGATGATCCGGACCCGGGTGGGATCGCTCAAGGCCGCGAAAGTCTCGGCCAGAGCCCGGACCATTCTGTCCCCCGGCATGGCGTCCCGGGCCGCGCGTACGCTCGCCGGATCGACGTACAGGGCCATCTCCGCACGTACCGCGCCCCGTCCCTTCGCTCCTGCGACCATTCCCGGCGTCCCTCCCTGAACCGGCGGATCGTACCTGGTTGATGAAACGACTGCTCATGTATAGCAGTGAGGCCCAGTCCCCGTCAAGAAAAAAATCGGGAGGCGGAGGTTTTCAACTTCTCCAGAACCTCCTCCAGCTCCCCCCATGTCGTCGTGCGCCCCAGGCTGAACCGGACCGCCCCCATCCCTTCCTCCGGCGGGGCGCCCATGGCGGCCAGGACGGGAGAAAGGGTCACCGATCCGGCGTGGCACGCCGATCCGGTCGATGCGGCGACCCCGGGGAGCGTCGAGAGAACTTCCGCGCCGACGCGGCCGACGAAGTTGACGTTCATCGTGTTCGGAAGCCGAGCCTCCGGATGCCCGTTGAGCGTCGCCTTCTCTCCGAAGATCCCTTCGAGCCCGTTCCAAAAACGGTCGCGCAGAACCTTGACCTGCGGCATCCCGATCCATTTCCTCGCGACCTCGCACGCGGCGCCCAGCGCCACGGCCAGGAGCACGTTCTCCGTCCCCGCCCGCCGCCCCGCCTCGTGCCCCGCGCCGTGGACGAACGGCTCGATCTTCGTGCCCTCCCGGATGTAGAGCGCCCCGATCCCCTTCGGCGCGTACACCTTGTGCCCGGCCACCGAGAGGAGGTCCACGCCCAGCTCGAAGACGTCGGCCGGGATCTTCCCCACGGTCTGCGCCGCGTCCGTATGGAACGGAATGCCCGCCTCCCTGGCGATGGCGGCGATCTCCGCGACCGGCTCGATGGTCCCGACCTCGTTGTTGGCGTGCATGACGGTGATCAGGACCGTCCGCGAAGTGATCGCTTTCCGCACGTCATCGGGGTCCACCATCCCGTACCGGTCCACCGGCAGGACCGTCACCCGCGCTCCGAGCCTCTCCAGGAAGCGACACGGATTGAGCGTCGCCGGAT contains:
- a CDS encoding helix-turn-helix transcriptional regulator, encoding MPGDRMVRALAETFAALSDPTRVRIISALGGQELCVLDLARLLRLTGSAVSHQLRLLRGQRLVKYRKEGRIAYYSLDDDHIRNLMAECVRHVSVE
- a CDS encoding cysteine desulfurase, yielding MSRRIYLDFNASTPICPEAVAAMRPFLTDHYGNPSSLHWAGMPAKDAVEKARGQVAGILGCDPAGIVFTSGGSESNNHAIKGAFFANRDKGEHIVTTAVEHPATLNPCRFLERLGARVTVLPVDRYGMVDPDDVRKAITSRTVLITVMHANNEVGTIEPVAEIAAIAREAGIPFHTDAAQTVGKIPADVFELGVDLLSVAGHKVYAPKGIGALYIREGTKIEPFVHGAGHEAGRRAGTENVLLAVALGAACEVARKWIGMPQVKVLRDRFWNGLEGIFGEKATLNGHPEARLPNTMNVNFVGRVGAEVLSTLPGVAASTGSACHAGSVTLSPVLAAMGAPPEEGMGAVRFSLGRTTTWGELEEVLEKLKTSASRFFS
- a CDS encoding alginate export family protein, encoding MSKSPDPLALGPIQFGVEGLLRVEWARNRNLADFSLFPGNDEGRILFRFRPSVSANPSANLSARVEGQWYAFRDDSDFSIFSLYQGYVEGRIPAAKYVVFKTGRQELAYGGNFLLGADTFFDGLAFDATKLSWKPLEKLSLDLFGGRYVRKWAGDIQGNLYGIYATYALKESLSIDLYGLRDTGGAGVTHIGGEHERTYSVGTRLAGKIGRKVAYELEPVCQFGRKNRDGLRHDDIRAYGGHLDVTVDSPLGRYPGKIFLSYAYGSGDGNLQEGKFTEFHNPNNDTPLIGDMSVIGDLSGLSVVDPAGNDVRASGLHVLTAGGGIDVTEKLNVSLDGHYSRAVKAPAGIGKGIGLETNLIFTYKADDRISVIFSGNRFFTGDFFKDASGSGKDISYAFFQAQATF